The following proteins are co-located in the Neofelis nebulosa isolate mNeoNeb1 chromosome 18, mNeoNeb1.pri, whole genome shotgun sequence genome:
- the LOC131501580 gene encoding uncharacterized protein LOC131501580 — MCTHRAALPAGRLRSHSGLWHAAWPCCPVAPWPGRGAEYGPLPPSVRPAGSPPPRPRPRGLPHPRRPPQPLPRQQRAAVTWLALGGATDHVIWLARRGGEGRDSLPLLPYTPASGIRSSLDHPAGSRGAETGKRCASLPFPRRACRGPQCTRIGAAAKGAGSLGIPRFHHPPFLFPPAARAPGPDDGTQDDVVALLWVPGSGQQVQDRVSPARPECVGLSRGKEHRIPRIWSSLKARPVSCSPSSPLLSQVHSGNLQIKLSGMFNNLLYSVEKENCFRTCTGVFS, encoded by the exons ATGTG CACTCACCGAGCTGCCCTGCCTGCCGGCCGGCTCCGCTCCCACTCAGGCTTGTGGCATGCGGCGTGGCCCTGTTGCCCTGTGGCCCCGTGGCCCGGCCGGGGCGCTGAGTAcggccccctccctccttccgtGCGTCCCGCCgggtccccccctccccggccccgcccccgcgggcTGCCCCACCCCCGCAGGCCACCGCAGCCGCTGCCAAGGCAACAGCGAGCCGCCGTCACGTGGCTGGCCCTTGGGGGCGCTACGGACCACGTGATCTGGctggccaggaggggaggggaggggcgggactCGCTGCCCCTCCTGCCTTACACCCCAGCTTCGGGGATCCGTTCTAGCCTGGACCACCCGGCCGGAAGCCGGGGAGCGGAAACCGGTAAAAGGTGCGCATCTCTCCCGTTTCCCCGGCGGGCGTGCCGTGGGCCACAGTGCACTCGGATTGGCGCTGCCGCGAAGGGGGCCGGAAGCCTGGGCATCCCTCGCTTTCaccatcctcccttccttttccccccagCCGCGCGGGCGCCCGGCCCTGACGACGGAACACAGGACGATGTGGTCGCGCTTCTCTGGGTCCCTGGATCTGGACAACAGGTCCAGGACAGGGTGAGCCCTGCTCGGCCCGAGTGCGTGGGTCTGAGTAGAGGAAAGGAGCACAGAATCCCCAGG ATCTGGAGCTCCTTAAAGGCAAGGCCTGTGTCTTGCTCACCATCATCCCCACTGCTGAGCCAGGTACACTCAGGAAACCTTCAGATTAAGCTTTCGGGCATGTTCAACAATTTGCTATATtctgtggaaaaagaaaactgcttCAGGACTTGTACCGGGGTGTTCTCTTga